The genomic DNA tatgaaTCTCTATCagtttgtattaaaaaatagtgTGTTAAAAAGTTGTGTGTGACTTTGTTTTACAGCCAGCTTATGATTCAAATATGCAGAAAGCCACAGAGGATGTAGATGATTGCTGCTTGCATATACAACAAAACAACGAAGTGGCCAAGTGTTTTTAAGCAGGAAAGACATGCTTAAAGCTTTCTgcattaactaaaaatataatttacttTGAATCTGTGACTAAAAATGTTGTTTCATAgtgattttacaaaataattttaacatctgtaatacttgaaattttttattatttaaatattaaaaatgctaaaaatattttttaaaatcagtaTCCAAGTGTAACTCTAATAATTATCACAATTCATGGGGAGAATGGAGATCAAGATTCAATTTTGTCCCACTATTTGGGAGTCGGACTCAGGTGAGCGAATTGGCCAAGGAAGCTTCAGGTGCGCGTCGGGGCGCGCTTCAGGTCGCTTCGGGGTAAGCTTCAGGATCGTGTCGAGGCGCGCTCAGGTGAGCGAATTGGCCAAGGAACGCTTCAGGTGCGCGTCGAGCCTCGCTCCAGTGCGCGTCGCGGCGCGCTTCAGGTCGCTTCGGGGTAAGCTTCAGGGTCGTGTTGAGGCGCGCTCAGGTGAGCGAATTGGCCAAGGAAGCTTCAGGTGCGCGTCGAGCCTCGCTCTAGTGCGCGTCGCGACGCGCTTCAGGTGCGCGTCGGGGCGCGCTTCAGGTCGCTTCGGGGTCGTGTCGAGGCGCGCTCAGGTGAGCGAATTGGCCAAGGAACGCTTCAGGTGCGCGTCGAGCCTCGCTCCAGTGCGCGTCGCGGCGCGCTTCAGGTGAGCGTCGGGCGCGCTTCAGGTCGCTTCGGGGTAAGCTTCAGGGTCGTGTTGAGGCGCGCTCAGGTGAGCGAATTGGCCAAGGAAGCTTCAGGTGCGCGTCGAGCCTCGCTCTAATGCGCGTTGCGACGCGCTTCAGGTGCGCGTCGGGGCGCGCTTCAGGTCGCTTCGGGGTCGTGTCGAGGCGCGCTCAGGTGAGCGAATTGGCCAAGGAACGCTTCAGGTGCGTCGAGCCTCGCTCCAGTGCGCGTCGCGGCGAGCTTCAGGTCGCTTCGGGGTAAGCTTCAGGGTCGTGTTGAGGCGCGCTCAGGTGAGCGAATTGGCCAAGGAACGCTTCAGGTGCGCGTTGGGGCGCGCTTCGGGGCGCGCTTCAGGGTCGTGTCGAGGGGCGCTCAGGTGAGCGAATTGGCCAAGGAACTCTTCAGTTGCGCGTCGAGCCTCGCTCCAGTGCGCGTCGGGGTCTTGTCGAGGCGCGCTTCAGAGCAAGGCGGCTACCCCGAAAGGAATACGCGTCAGGGTTTGAGAATGGATGAGGCACGCTTCCGGTGCCCGCTTTTCAGACCTGGAGGGTGGACGCGTCAGTCTGAATGTGGttgaacaaaaaatgaaatggatgCAAAGCAAAttttacatttgtttttttataagaactatatattttatgtaaaggttttatattttatgtaaaatatagAAAGTATATCCACTTGTCACCTTAGTTATTCTTGACTATATtaggtaataaaaaatttatgcaattaaattattgatttttttaactaGCAAAAATGTTATAtgattgaattattattaatctttttaaaatagtaaaaaatgaaAGTGCGAAAccattactcttttttttttttaattaacttattatgaagtttattattattattatttatttattatatgttttaatatttactaattatgaaaattaaaattttaaaagcttAGGCCCAATGTCAATTTGGGAAGCTAAAATATTTACTCGGGACttctaacttcaaaaattctGTAAGGGAGAAAAGGTCATCATCCCTATCTAAATATtctaattaaaatgtttttattatgtaATACTTTtgtatttctaataaaaatgcatttgagaaaaattaactaaattatGTTTAGTTTCCAAAATATTGGAAGAGAAAtgtgaaggaaattaaaaaatatatttaaagttaataaatagtTTTAAGACATTACTTGAAAGTCATTtcatacattttaattttattgtataaagattgaataatttgaaaatgcataaattatattatgtttggttctttaaaaatttaagaaaaaaatgaaaaaatatttatatatttataattaataaattatttttatatgttattttaaatttatttccctttttttttcttgattaaatatataaaaatttataatttgttttaattatatttgattctccTTTAAATATATCCGTTTTTTCTGTTGTTGAGCACCTGCGCGTATATTCAGAGCAAACCCCAACTATGCACTTGAACAAACAAGTGGACTAAGCTTGGGGATGAAGAAAATGGAGATGTGGATAGGAGCATAGTGTGGCCCCGTTGGTTAATAAGTGATTGGGGGCAAGGGAACAAACACTTTGATGGCACATGGAGGAGCACTTAAAGTGCATGCGCAAGGaagaatgaaaatatcggtaaatacGACTGTACttgaattttatggatatatcgataAAATATAAGTGAATATTTTAATAGTGGagcaaaaattattcaaaattcataaaaatacttagaaaaaactttaaataataataaaataaatgaaaatatacatgttaaaattattttgtaagtgcAAATAACGTAATTATGATGaaggataatatttataaaaaaatttagaaaaatttatcttaaattcctttcatatatttatattcatctattttaaaattttaaaactatttttattaaaaacatgttttattacattttaaataaaaaaataaaatcctttttaagatttatataaaatgttttatttgagatttattttctaaaattttattatatgtggtaacaactttttattatagatattaatttatttaaagaattaaaattattaaacattatattaatagtttatcctatcaaattaatttaaatttataaaatattagacctttattattattattattattatttacattttagcaatttgtgaatacatttatgttttcaatattttaaaatgaaaatatttaaattaaataaaattaaaaggataaacataaaaaaatttaaagtgaaatgatagtaaaattttaaaatatgattaatgagataaatgatgatagatttaatattaaaactacaatttatttaattcaaataaatgatcatgtatgattttttttaatatttatattttttatatttaattatcatacttgttaagaaaattataatgatggtttttctacttttagtaatcaattaaataaaatttaaaataaaataattagaattaatatatttattaaaatattcttataacGATGAAgtttaatatattcatatgtatatatattaaggCAAACTTGCCCCAACGATGGTTAGGCATGAGTTCAAGCCTTTTTGACCCAACAATAGTTAATTGATTGaaatatcatgaaaatttatgaaaaattgataaaaaaaaaaaaaagtagatatTTCGGTGATAATTCCAAAATATAAGCTAAATTTCTCCTAATTTTCGGTCCCTATTGAATCACTCTAACAAGTGAAGTGAAATATCGAtaaaatttcactaaaaatttGCGATATTTTAAACATTGGTTTCAAGCACACATCAAGACATGCTTCAAGAGACAAACCCGTCAAGGGAGGAAACATGGATGGGGCATGCTTTAAGTGCACTTTTTACATTTTGAGACGCGTGAGGAGTAAACTTTAGTGTACttgaacaaaaaattgaaatggaaaaCCAACCTATATGTGAGTGTTTAGTTAGGTTGGCAATTTctgacaaaattcctaagtgtcccctaactcggTTTATATTTTGTTCCCCTATTTCTGGATCGATCCAGGTGCAAGGGTAGATCGATCCAACTAACCTatttttaagatcaatttttaGCCATTGGATTAAGGGtttcattctcatttaaaataaaaaatttcccattttttgGAAGTAATGATTGCAACAGCCGTGAGAGGATTATTTATTTCCTCATCATTTTAAGGGTGTTTGCCTCCTAAGAAAATCCCatccaaattttccaagaaatttttttttaatggattttttgaaaatgaacatgagttgatttctaaaaatttatctCTCATTCTCTTAGTTTTGTgcaaaaactcattttcttcttgtgtgaatTCAAGAAGAGACTGAGATCGAGCTTGGTGCGGACTCCAAGTGTGTTCCGAAAGAAGAAAGTGAGAAGCTGAAagtgaaggtactagtcaagtagtCTTGAAAGGATTGATTGGCTTGAggtaggtaaaaccttgtattca from Vitis riparia cultivar Riparia Gloire de Montpellier isolate 1030 chromosome 8, EGFV_Vit.rip_1.0, whole genome shotgun sequence includes the following:
- the LOC117920628 gene encoding uncharacterized protein LOC117920628; protein product: MEIKIQFCPTIWESDSGERIGQGSFRCASGRASGRFGVSFRIVSRRAQVRVEPRSSARRDALQVRVGARFRSLRGRVEARSGERIGQGTLQVRVEPRSSARRGALQGRVEARSGERIGQGSFRCASSLALMRVATRFRCASGRASGRFGVVSRRAQVSELAKERFRCVEPRSSARRGELQVASG